From Paenibacillus sp. PL2-23:
CTCCGGGCTTCCTTCATGAGATGAAGGGTGCTCGGAGCTTTTTTTTGCGGTTTAACTCAGGTATGGTTGGAGCGGGTCGTTTAAGCGGCGAGGAGCAGGTTAGTCAGGCCAGCAGCCACACGTGATGTCGTTACAGCAACAGCCGGCGCATCAGCGGGCGCAATAGCCACACTCGTGTCGTTACTCAACTAATTACCGGCTCCCGAGCGCCAACTACGATCCCTCGTGTCGTTATTGCTCACTGCAGCACTACAATCGACGCAATAGCCACACCTGGTGTCGTTACTCAACTAATTACCGGCTCCCGAGCGCCAACTACGATCCCTCGTGTCGTTATTGCTCGCTGCAGCATCACAATCGACGCAATAGCCACACCTGGTGTCGTTACTCAACTAATTACCGGCTCCCGAGCGTCAACTACGATTCCTGGTGTCGTTATTGCTCGCTGCAGCACTACAATTGACGCGATAGCCACACCTCGTGTCGTTACAGCAGCATCAGCGGGTGCAACAGCGACACGAGGAATCGCAAAAACTTAGTAAGAGCGGCCCGGTTTGCTCGTTACTCCCCGTAGTGCCCCTTGCGGTAATCGTTCGGCGTGCAGCCGGTCCACTTCTTGAATACCTTGCTGAAATACTTCTCGTCCTGAAAGCCAACCTGCTCTGCGACCTGTGAAATCTTGAGCGCGCGGTTGCCCAGCAGCTCCTTGGCCCGGTTCATGCGAATGCCGGCGATATAGTCGGAGACGTTCTCGTTCATCTCCTGCTTGAACTTCCTGGAGATATACTCCCTGCTGAGGTAAAAATGGTTCGCCACGTCCTGCAGCGTAATATCCTCATGCGCCCGCTGCTCCAGAAACTTCGCAATTTCGCGGATAATGCCGCGCTCCTTGTCCTTGCTTAAGATCCGGTCGGACACAACCTTCACCTGCTGATAGACCGCTTCCTTCCAGGCCGGATAGTCGAAGCGCCCCTCGGCCGTAACGGGAATGCGAAGCGGCTGCTGCGTCAGCTCCTCCCCGGCGGGAGCGACATTCCCGGCATCGCCTCCGTCGCCGCCATCGCCATCTCGCTGCTCCCAAAGCGTCTTCGTCAGCTCGAAGTGCCCCTGCCACAGCGTCAGCTGCTCGAACGAGATGAAGCCGCTCTTCTCGATATGCTCGAACCATGCACCCAGCGCGCGCTGGATATGATCCTTGCTGCCGCCCTGCACGGCGAAGCGGATCTGCTCCTCGTACTCGTGGAACGAGAGCAGGGGAGCGCCGCGCTTCACCGCTGCTTCCTCATACAGGACGTAATCCGAGGAAGGGCCCAGCACGTTGCGCCGCAGCAGGGCGAGCTTCGCCTGCTCATAAGCGCCGCCTGCTCCTTGGGGGAAGCTTGCCGCTTCGCTCAAGCCGAAGACGAACCTCGTTCTAAGCGTATCGCGCAAGGCCGCGTTGACGGCCTCCAAGATGGGGCCTGGAGCCGACTCGCCCTCGCCCCACAGCACCAGCACCAGCTCCTGCTCCTTGCCCCAATTCCGGAAGGCGTAGCCGGAGGCGCGCGAGGACAGCACTTCGTTGACGATGTTCGTCAGGGCGAAGAACATTAGATCGGGTCCTGAGGCGGCGAACTTCTCGCGAACCGCGGGCGAAGACAGCTCCAGGCTGACGAGCGCCGCGCGCAGCCTTCGCAGCGGCTCGTCCAGTCCCAGCTCGCGCTGCAGCTCGGCGGGCATCGCGGCTGGCGTACCCGGCTCGTTCAGCACGGAGCAGAAGTACTGCTCGACGTACATCGGCTTCAGCCGGTTCAGCTCCATAGCAAGGGAGCGGCTTCGCGAACGCTCCTGCTCCTCCTTGCGCAGCTCCTCTGTTGCTCTAAGAATAGCTTCATTCAGCTGCGCAGGCTCAATTGGCTTCAGAATATAGTCGATGGAGCCGAAGGTGACCGCGTTCCGGACGAGCCGGAAGTCGTCATGGCCGCTAATGACAATCAGCTTGCTGGCGGGGGCATGCTTCGCCGACCATTCCATGACGGCGGCGCCGTCCGTATTCGGCATCATCATATCGGTGAAGATCAGCTCCGGCTGATGCTCCTGGATCAGCGCGATGCCCTCCTGTCCGTCCTTGGCTTCATGAATAGACGTAATGCCATACCGCCCCCAGTCCACAAGCAGGCGGATGGCGTCGCGGACATGCTTCTCGTCGTCAATGATTAAAGCTTTCATGGGTGGTCTCCTCCTCCGGCATCATGGGAATATGAAGGCTGACGGTGAACCCGCCCTCCTCTGATCGCTTCAGGCGCATGGCAGCATCGGGGCTGTGGTGGAGCTGCAGGCGAGCGAGCACATTGCGCAGGCCGATGCCGCCTTCCTCCTCCGAAGCGCCTCTTGCGGCGAGGGAGGCGAGCGGCTGCTCCAGCTGCTGCTGGAGCTCCGCGAGCCGTTCGTCGCTTACGCCGGCGCCGTTGTCGCTTACCTCCAGCACGAGGCTGCCCGGCTCTAAGCTGACGGCACTGGAGACGACCAGCCGCGTCGGCTCTCCGGATTGCATGAAGCCATGCTTGAAGAAGTTTTCAAGCAGGGGCTGAAGAATCATTTTGGGCACAAGGACGGTCCGGCTCTCCTCCGCAATCCGCCACTCCACGTCCAGCGCTGTGTCGAAGCGCTGCTTCTGCAGGTCGAGATACGCGCTGGCGTAATCAAGCTCCCGGCTTAGCTCCACGACGCCGCCCGCCGTATTCATCTGGTAGCGCATCATGCGGCCGAGGGAGGCGATAAGCGAATACGCCTTGAAATCGCCATTCTGCAGCGACACGGTACCGATGGACTGCAGCGCGTTGTACAGGAAGTGGGGGTTGATCTGGGCCTGCAGCGCCTTCAGCTCGTTCGTCTTGCTGGCAATCTCCAGCTGGTATTCCGTCTTGATCAGATGATTGATCTTCGCCATCATGGAGCGGAACCGCTTGGCCAGCAGACCGATCTCATCGCTGCTCTCCACGTCAATGGTGACGTTCAGATTGCCGGTCTCGATTTTGTTGACGTAGCCGATCAGCTGGAGCAGCGGCTTCGTCATACGGATCGAGATGGCCAGCGTGGCGATGACCACGATGCCAAGAAAGGCAGCGCCAACAGCCATGTTAAGCCGCGCTACACGGTCTGCGGAGCTGTACAGATGCTTGTACGGCGTCTGCTTGATGAGCACCCAATCCATGAAGGAGGTGCTTACCCGTTCGTAGAAAATCATCCCGTCGAACTCGTCTGCCCGCCAGTCCAGATAACCGCTGTCAGCTCCCGAGCCAAGAACAGCCTTCATCAGCTCGGGGCTGGGAACAGTGGAGTCGGCATCCCCGTTCGAGGATAGAATCAGTCCGCCGTTAACGTCGGCAATGTAGAATTGCTCATGCCCCTCGTCGTACAGCTCACGGTTCAGCTCCCGAAGCACATCCAGCCGAATGTCGATGGACAGCTCGGCAAGCCGCTCCTCGCTTGGCGCCCTGAAGATGGGACGATGGAGGGTGAATACCGTCTCGTCCTCCGCTCCTGTGTTCAGCGACAGCCCGTAGTTATGGCTGGGATGGGAAGGCTCCAGGTAAGCCTTCGCCGCCGTGAGCTCCACGGGGGTGCCGTGCTTGCCGACCTTCAGGTCGTCCTTCCATAGCAGATAGGTGGTCTGCTGCTTCACGACGTACAGGCGGACCTTGTGGAATTCGCTGACGCTCTGGTACATGTTGTACAGATGATCCTTCAGCAGATTGCGGTTGCGGATGACGTCGGTGAGATCATTGGGGATCACCTCGTCCTCCATGCCATGCTCCAGAATATAGTAGAGCGACCGCGGCGTATTCATAGAGTTATAGACGGCCAGCGATTTCTGATTAATGGTGTTCATGTAATTGGTCACATTTGCTTTGCCCAGCGACAGCAGGCGGGTATTGCTTGCAATGGCATCCTCTGTCAGGGAACGTGTGGTGGCCTGGTAGGAGATCATCATCGATACCGCGATGGGCAGAATGGTAGCCGCGAGCAGCAGCAGCATCAGCTTCTGACGGATGGTATGAAAGGGCTTTCTTAACTTCATGCGCGCACCCCTATCGGCTCAATAAGTGGAGCGGATGCTCCTGCCTTCACAGTAACCGATAAACCCAAGAGAGGTCAATATATTCCACCTAGCTGTTCATCATCCTCTGTCGCTGAGAGCCGTCGGTACCCGTATACTTAAGATCACAGACGAGAAAAGGGAGGCATCCTCTATGGCCAAAACAATGCAAGGACCGAGATCCGCGAAGCTCAGCGAATGGCTGCAGCAGACGGTATTCGTCGGACCGGGCCTCATCGCATTCATACTCATTGTGCTGACTCCGTTCGCCATGGGCTTCTATTATACGTTCACGGAATGGAACGGGCTGGATCTCGATGGCGCCGCATGGACGGGGCTTGCCAACATCGAGCGCATCCTTACGAATGACCCCAGATTCTGGCAGGCATTCTGGTTCACGGCGAAATTCACGCTGGCGGCAGTGCTGATTACGAATATCGTCGCGTTCCTGCTGGCGCTGCTGCTGACGCAGAACGTGAAGAGCCGGGGCTTGCTCCGGACCATCTTCTTCCTGCCGAATGTCATTGGCGGCTTGCTGCTCGGCTATATCTGGTATTTCATCTTCACCCGCGGCTTCAGCGCTATTGGTGAAGCGACAGGCATCGGCTTCTTCAGCCTGCAGTGGCTGGGCACGCCGAACACCGCCTTCTGGGGCATTGTCATCGTGTTCGTCTGGCAGACGGCCGGCTACATGATGATCATCTACATCGCCGCTATTATCGGGGTGCCGAAGGATCTGCTGGAGGCGGCCCGCATCGACGGCGCTGGACGCTGGCAGCTGCTCCGCTCGGTGCTTGTGCCGCTTATTATGCCGGCGATCACCATCTGCTTGTTTCTCACGACCTCGAACGCGTTCAAGATGTTCGACCTGAATCTGTCGC
This genomic window contains:
- a CDS encoding sugar ABC transporter permease: MAKTMQGPRSAKLSEWLQQTVFVGPGLIAFILIVLTPFAMGFYYTFTEWNGLDLDGAAWTGLANIERILTNDPRFWQAFWFTAKFTLAAVLITNIVAFLLALLLTQNVKSRGLLRTIFFLPNVIGGLLLGYIWYFIFTRGFSAIGEATGIGFFSLQWLGTPNTAFWGIVIVFVWQTAGYMMIIYIAAIIGVPKDLLEAARIDGAGRWQLLRSVLVPLIMPAITICLFLTTSNAFKMFDLNLSLTGGGPGNSSESIALNIYREALVNNRYGLGTAKAMLFFIAVAIITVTQVWFTKKREVEA
- a CDS encoding response regulator, producing the protein MKALIIDDEKHVRDAIRLLVDWGRYGITSIHEAKDGQEGIALIQEHQPELIFTDMMMPNTDGAAVMEWSAKHAPASKLIVISGHDDFRLVRNAVTFGSIDYILKPIEPAQLNEAILRATEELRKEEQERSRSRSLAMELNRLKPMYVEQYFCSVLNEPGTPAAMPAELQRELGLDEPLRRLRAALVSLELSSPAVREKFAASGPDLMFFALTNIVNEVLSSRASGYAFRNWGKEQELVLVLWGEGESAPGPILEAVNAALRDTLRTRFVFGLSEAASFPQGAGGAYEQAKLALLRRNVLGPSSDYVLYEEAAVKRGAPLLSFHEYEEQIRFAVQGGSKDHIQRALGAWFEHIEKSGFISFEQLTLWQGHFELTKTLWEQRDGDGGDGGDAGNVAPAGEELTQQPLRIPVTAEGRFDYPAWKEAVYQQVKVVSDRILSKDKERGIIREIAKFLEQRAHEDITLQDVANHFYLSREYISRKFKQEMNENVSDYIAGIRMNRAKELLGNRALKISQVAEQVGFQDEKYFSKVFKKWTGCTPNDYRKGHYGE
- a CDS encoding histidine kinase yields the protein MKLRKPFHTIRQKLMLLLLAATILPIAVSMMISYQATTRSLTEDAIASNTRLLSLGKANVTNYMNTINQKSLAVYNSMNTPRSLYYILEHGMEDEVIPNDLTDVIRNRNLLKDHLYNMYQSVSEFHKVRLYVVKQQTTYLLWKDDLKVGKHGTPVELTAAKAYLEPSHPSHNYGLSLNTGAEDETVFTLHRPIFRAPSEERLAELSIDIRLDVLRELNRELYDEGHEQFYIADVNGGLILSSNGDADSTVPSPELMKAVLGSGADSGYLDWRADEFDGMIFYERVSTSFMDWVLIKQTPYKHLYSSADRVARLNMAVGAAFLGIVVIATLAISIRMTKPLLQLIGYVNKIETGNLNVTIDVESSDEIGLLAKRFRSMMAKINHLIKTEYQLEIASKTNELKALQAQINPHFLYNALQSIGTVSLQNGDFKAYSLIASLGRMMRYQMNTAGGVVELSRELDYASAYLDLQKQRFDTALDVEWRIAEESRTVLVPKMILQPLLENFFKHGFMQSGEPTRLVVSSAVSLEPGSLVLEVSDNGAGVSDERLAELQQQLEQPLASLAARGASEEEGGIGLRNVLARLQLHHSPDAAMRLKRSEEGGFTVSLHIPMMPEEETTHESFNH